In Pseudomonadales bacterium, a single window of DNA contains:
- a CDS encoding aldo/keto reductase codes for MLEKITLPGTELAVSRLCLGTNMFGSALEPAQAAAILETFFASGGNFIDTAHSYGDWVPGIAQAASERSLRSLLAGRPRASYVLATKGCEFDYRKGDFALRVTPELLKSDLAGSLETLGVDCIDLYWLHRDDPSRPVGVIVDALIAAQQAGRIRHFGCSNWSVARIQEAQRYAAGLGHPGFVACQPMWGLAEPDRAAMMRFAPGGYYEDGYRALHAAGMPMIPYSGQSRGVFSKLAEGREDAISEDVKALYCTDTNRRKLVAVRELAERHSVPINAIVLAYLCSQPLTTVPIIGASSVRQLQESIAAAAVRLDAAELVALREA; via the coding sequence ATGCTGGAGAAGATCACCCTGCCGGGTACGGAACTCGCGGTCAGCCGTCTGTGCCTGGGCACCAATATGTTTGGCAGCGCACTCGAGCCCGCGCAGGCAGCCGCCATCCTCGAGACGTTCTTCGCCTCCGGCGGCAACTTCATCGACACCGCGCATTCCTACGGTGACTGGGTGCCGGGGATCGCGCAGGCAGCAAGCGAGCGCAGCCTGCGCTCGCTGCTCGCCGGCCGACCACGTGCGAGTTACGTGCTGGCGACCAAGGGGTGCGAGTTCGACTACCGCAAGGGCGATTTCGCGTTGCGGGTGACGCCCGAGCTGCTGAAGAGCGATCTTGCCGGCAGCCTGGAGACGCTCGGCGTCGATTGCATCGACCTGTACTGGCTGCACCGCGACGATCCGTCGCGGCCGGTCGGTGTGATCGTCGATGCGCTGATCGCCGCGCAACAGGCAGGACGCATCCGCCACTTCGGCTGCTCCAACTGGAGCGTGGCCCGCATCCAGGAGGCCCAGCGCTACGCAGCCGGCCTGGGCCATCCGGGCTTCGTCGCCTGCCAGCCGATGTGGGGTCTGGCTGAACCAGACCGTGCCGCGATGATGCGTTTCGCACCGGGTGGCTATTACGAGGATGGGTACCGCGCGCTGCACGCAGCCGGCATGCCGATGATTCCGTATTCGGGGCAGAGTCGCGGCGTGTTCAGCAAGCTGGCCGAGGGACGCGAGGATGCGATCAGCGAGGACGTGAAGGCGCTGTATTGCACCGACACCAACCGGCGCAAGCTGGTGGCAGTGCGCGAACTGGCCGAGCGCCACAGCGTCCCGATCAATGCCATCGTGCTTGCGTACCTGTGCAGCCAGCCCCTCACCACGGTCCCGATCATCGGCGCGAGCAGCGTGCGGCAGTTGCAGGAGAGTATCGCTGCCGCCGCAGTGCGGCTGGATGCGGCTGAACTGGTGGCGCTGCGCGAGGCATGA
- a CDS encoding DegT/DnrJ/EryC1/StrS family aminotransferase codes for MTIARREIRYGGAMLDQKEIDAVVNVMQTSMVVGPQVQSFEKRCAQLLGHEYGIMVNSGSSALMLALRLADLPKGSEVITPTLTFGTDISSIVLTGLVPVLVDVEPDTYQIDIDSIERNITPKTRAMLVPNLVGGMPDWDRLRAIADKHGLILIEDSCDTLGGTFRGKPAGKRAHISVTSFSIFHIITCLGNGGLVAVDDERLWDRGLMLRAWGRSSEKFLHGTRQGDSDGRFLENIGDIEYDGMFIFEEIAYGFIPNEAGAAFGHEQLNKLDRFTQLRQERFELHAQYLERNADVFIKARVHPDVFTTWICYPVMLRPELGWSRRALQIHLEEAGVFTRVIFSGHAALQPMMKDVAYRVDPQGCPNAERVMRHGLMLPCHPTMTVEDCQYLYQVLDEFIALQRAK; via the coding sequence ATGACGATCGCAAGACGGGAAATTCGCTACGGCGGTGCCATGCTCGATCAGAAGGAGATCGATGCCGTCGTCAACGTGATGCAGACCAGCATGGTCGTGGGGCCGCAGGTACAGAGCTTCGAGAAGCGCTGTGCGCAGTTGCTGGGCCACGAGTACGGGATCATGGTGAACTCGGGCAGCAGCGCGCTGATGCTGGCGCTGCGCCTGGCAGATCTGCCCAAGGGTTCGGAGGTCATCACGCCGACGCTGACCTTTGGTACGGACATCTCGAGCATCGTGCTGACCGGACTGGTGCCGGTGCTGGTCGACGTCGAGCCCGACACCTACCAGATCGACATCGACAGCATCGAGCGCAATATCACCCCGAAGACCCGCGCCATGCTGGTTCCGAACCTGGTCGGTGGCATGCCCGACTGGGATCGGCTGCGCGCGATCGCCGACAAACATGGGCTGATCCTGATCGAGGACAGTTGCGACACCCTGGGTGGTACCTTCCGTGGCAAGCCTGCAGGCAAGCGGGCGCACATCAGCGTCACCAGCTTCTCGATCTTCCACATCATCACCTGCCTCGGCAATGGTGGCCTGGTGGCGGTCGACGATGAACGGCTGTGGGATCGTGGCCTGATGCTTCGCGCCTGGGGCCGGTCTTCCGAGAAATTCCTGCACGGCACGCGCCAGGGCGACAGCGACGGACGTTTCCTGGAGAACATCGGCGATATCGAATACGACGGCATGTTCATCTTCGAAGAGATCGCGTACGGCTTCATTCCGAACGAGGCGGGTGCGGCTTTCGGGCACGAACAGCTCAACAAGCTCGATCGGTTCACACAACTGCGCCAGGAACGCTTCGAGCTGCATGCGCAGTACCTGGAGCGCAATGCCGATGTGTTCATCAAGGCGCGTGTGCATCCGGACGTGTTCACGACCTGGATCTGCTACCCGGTGATGCTGCGCCCGGAGCTCGGCTGGAGCCGCCGTGCGCTGCAGATCCATCTGGAAGAGGCGGGGGTCTTCACGCGGGTGATATTCTCCGGCCACGCGGCGCTGCAGCCGATGATGAAGGACGTCGCTTACCGGGTCGACCCGCAGGGCTGCCCGAACGCCGAGCGGGTGATGCGCCACGGCCTGATGCTGCCCTGCCACCCGACGATGACGGTCGAGGACTGCCAGTACCTGTACCAGGTGCTCGACGAGTTCATCGCGCTGCAGCGTGCGAAGTGA
- a CDS encoding helix-turn-helix domain-containing protein has translation MSTAPTRRPPHTVPADFALALLHDAAAIGEDPDRILARLRFPFRLDDLCEGRVVTLPDTQFVQLYRECITLLANRANRESNLPPMSKDEVDMLCYCVIGCESLEEVILRAARFCTMLDGRAGRLILDQDHENAIFRMQTVRRPDSVGGLLADLSGLSFYHRLFSWLIGETISIPGFGVVYADRGNDALLLRLFHHPIVYAQVDNHFGFPLHYLGKPVVRSYQRLVELLAVFPFDVMQGADVQHCFSEAVEQLILTRLAHGEPIPTTVQFAHVFNISSATFRRRLAEEGVTLGDIKERCRRQLAIELLSADSRLKIGDVALRLGFSDARAFRRAFRGWTGMPPETYRAHSDGQASATPGIPARRNHPPR, from the coding sequence ATGAGCACCGCACCGACACGCAGACCACCGCACACCGTTCCGGCCGATTTCGCCCTCGCGCTGCTGCACGACGCAGCGGCGATCGGCGAGGATCCGGACCGCATCCTCGCACGGCTGCGGTTTCCGTTCCGTCTCGACGATCTATGCGAAGGACGTGTCGTCACGCTGCCCGACACGCAGTTCGTGCAGCTTTACCGCGAGTGCATCACCCTGCTCGCCAACCGCGCCAACCGCGAAAGCAATCTGCCTCCGATGAGCAAGGACGAGGTGGACATGCTGTGCTACTGCGTGATCGGCTGCGAAAGCCTCGAAGAGGTGATCCTGCGCGCCGCGCGCTTCTGCACCATGCTCGACGGACGCGCGGGCAGGCTGATCCTGGACCAGGACCACGAGAACGCGATTTTCCGCATGCAGACCGTGCGACGACCCGACAGCGTCGGCGGACTGCTCGCCGACCTGTCCGGGCTGTCGTTCTATCACCGTCTGTTCAGTTGGTTGATCGGTGAGACGATTTCGATTCCCGGTTTCGGCGTCGTCTACGCAGATCGCGGCAACGACGCCCTGTTGCTGCGCCTGTTCCACCATCCGATCGTGTATGCGCAGGTCGACAACCACTTCGGCTTCCCGTTGCACTACCTCGGCAAACCCGTGGTGCGCAGCTACCAGCGACTGGTCGAACTGCTCGCGGTATTCCCGTTCGACGTGATGCAAGGGGCCGACGTGCAGCACTGCTTTTCGGAGGCGGTCGAACAACTGATCCTGACCCGGCTCGCGCACGGCGAACCGATCCCGACCACGGTGCAGTTCGCGCACGTGTTCAACATCAGCAGCGCGACGTTCCGTCGCCGGCTCGCCGAGGAAGGCGTGACGCTCGGCGACATCAAGGAACGCTGCCGGCGCCAGCTTGCGATCGAACTGCTGAGCGCGGACTCGCGGCTGAAGATCGGCGACGTCGCGCTGCGCCTGGGGTTCAGCGATGCGCGCGCCTTCCGGCGGGCATTTCGCGGGTGGACGGGAATGCCGCCGGAAACGTATCGCGCACACAGCGATGGGCAGGCTAGCGCAACCCCAGGTATTCCTGCGCGTCGAAATCATCCACCGCGATGA
- a CDS encoding acyl-CoA dehydrogenase has product MIVLALSFLVFLAGVFAGRRLPGYVIGCALLFTSWYGSGITSLTAFLLALLAALVPLAVLALPALRRRLISARAMRFMASILPRLGETERIALEAGTVWWDGELFGGMPRWKRLLGYRLPGLSEREQAFLDGPVATLCGMLDDWEITQRRELPPAVWDYLKEQRFFGMIIPEAYGGLGFSALANSRVVTRLSSRSITAAVTVMVPNSLGPGELLLHYGTEEQKSHYLPRLAQGQEIPCFALTGPEAGSDAAATQSVGIVTRGMYQGREVLGMRLNWKKRYITLAPVATLIGLAFRLRDPDGLLGGAEDLGITCALIPRDTPGVHIGRRHDPMGIPFHNGPIVGEDVFVPLDTIIGGVPRAGQGWRMLMESLAAGRSISLPALAIAAAQLSTHVIGAYATVREQFDTPIGRFEGIEEPLARIGGLTYLMDSARHLTCGALDLGEKPSVISSIVKAYLTEGMRQVVADAMDIRAGSAIQRGPHNNFAAIWQAIPIGITVEGANILTRSMIIYGQGAIRCHPWVQQEMHAIAAHDVWAFDRALFGHLGHVATLAVRCLLLGLTRSLLVPVPGDAGTRRLYQYLSRFAAAFALVSDVAMATLGGSLKRREKISGRLADALAWLYLASATLKRHHDDGAPAAHLDLVRWSVRHALWQIQEALAGVLENLPNRVVAVAVKCLVFPFGLQMRPPRDALGARVARALLEDRQVRRDLSTDVYVPPPDEPGLGALEAALDLTVAALPIETRLRDLVRAGRIDRAPSHELDDAALAVGLITRAEYDQLNEARDARMSVIAVDDFDAQEYLGLR; this is encoded by the coding sequence ATGATCGTGCTCGCACTCTCGTTCCTCGTGTTCCTGGCTGGTGTCTTTGCTGGACGGCGGCTGCCCGGCTACGTGATCGGCTGCGCACTGCTGTTCACGAGCTGGTACGGGTCGGGCATCACCAGCCTGACGGCGTTCCTGCTGGCGCTGCTCGCCGCACTCGTGCCGCTGGCCGTGCTGGCGCTGCCGGCGCTGCGGCGCCGCCTGATCAGCGCGCGCGCGATGCGGTTCATGGCGTCCATCCTGCCGCGGCTCGGCGAGACCGAACGCATTGCGCTCGAAGCCGGCACCGTGTGGTGGGATGGCGAACTCTTCGGCGGCATGCCGCGCTGGAAACGACTGCTCGGATACCGTCTGCCGGGCCTGAGCGAGCGTGAACAGGCCTTTCTGGACGGGCCGGTCGCGACGCTGTGCGGCATGCTCGACGACTGGGAGATCACGCAGCGCCGTGAGCTGCCGCCCGCAGTCTGGGACTATCTGAAGGAACAGCGCTTCTTCGGCATGATCATCCCCGAAGCCTACGGCGGGCTGGGGTTCTCGGCGCTCGCGAATTCGCGTGTGGTCACGCGGCTCTCGTCACGCTCGATCACCGCTGCGGTCACGGTGATGGTGCCGAACTCGCTGGGACCCGGCGAACTGCTGCTGCATTACGGTACCGAGGAGCAGAAGTCGCATTATCTGCCACGGCTCGCGCAGGGTCAGGAGATTCCCTGCTTCGCGCTGACCGGGCCGGAGGCAGGCTCCGACGCCGCGGCAACCCAGTCGGTCGGTATCGTGACGCGCGGCATGTACCAGGGGCGCGAGGTGCTGGGCATGCGGCTGAACTGGAAGAAGCGTTACATCACGCTGGCACCGGTCGCGACGCTGATCGGGCTGGCGTTCCGTCTGCGAGACCCCGACGGACTGCTGGGCGGGGCCGAGGATCTGGGCATCACCTGTGCGTTGATCCCGCGTGACACGCCCGGCGTGCACATCGGGCGCAGGCACGATCCGATGGGGATTCCGTTTCACAACGGGCCGATCGTCGGCGAAGACGTGTTCGTGCCGCTGGATACGATCATCGGCGGAGTGCCGCGCGCCGGTCAGGGCTGGCGCATGCTGATGGAGTCACTGGCAGCCGGGCGCTCGATCTCGCTGCCGGCGCTCGCCATCGCCGCGGCACAGCTCAGCACGCACGTGATCGGTGCGTATGCGACGGTGCGTGAACAGTTCGATACGCCGATCGGTCGTTTCGAAGGCATCGAGGAGCCGTTGGCACGCATCGGTGGACTGACCTACCTGATGGACTCTGCACGCCACCTGACCTGCGGGGCGCTCGATCTGGGCGAGAAGCCGTCGGTGATTTCCTCGATCGTGAAGGCATACCTTACCGAGGGCATGCGTCAGGTGGTCGCGGATGCGATGGACATCCGTGCCGGTTCGGCGATCCAGCGCGGGCCGCACAACAACTTCGCGGCGATCTGGCAGGCGATACCGATCGGCATCACCGTCGAAGGAGCGAACATCCTGACGCGCTCGATGATCATCTACGGGCAGGGAGCGATCCGCTGTCATCCGTGGGTGCAGCAGGAAATGCACGCCATCGCTGCGCACGACGTGTGGGCGTTCGACCGCGCGCTGTTCGGGCACCTCGGCCACGTGGCGACGCTCGCGGTGCGCTGCCTGCTCCTTGGCCTGACGCGCAGCCTGCTGGTGCCCGTGCCGGGTGACGCCGGTACGCGGCGTCTGTACCAGTACCTGTCGCGCTTCGCAGCCGCCTTTGCGCTGGTGTCCGACGTGGCGATGGCCACGCTCGGTGGTTCGCTGAAGCGGCGCGAGAAGATCAGCGGTCGGCTGGCCGATGCACTGGCCTGGCTGTATCTGGCGAGTGCGACGCTGAAGCGTCACCACGACGACGGAGCGCCGGCAGCGCATCTGGATCTGGTGCGCTGGAGCGTGCGCCATGCGCTGTGGCAGATCCAGGAAGCACTCGCCGGGGTGCTGGAAAACCTGCCGAACCGAGTGGTGGCCGTCGCGGTGAAATGCCTGGTGTTTCCGTTCGGCCTGCAGATGCGCCCGCCGCGTGACGCTCTGGGCGCTCGCGTTGCGCGTGCGCTGCTCGAGGACCGGCAGGTGCGCCGCGATCTCAGCACCGACGTCTACGTGCCGCCGCCAGACGAGCCGGGCCTTGGCGCCCTCGAAGCCGCGCTCGATCTGACGGTCGCTGCGTTGCCGATCGAAACACGTCTGCGTGATCTGGTGCGCGCGGGGCGTATCGATCGCGCACCCTCGCACGAACTCGACGATGCCGCGCTCGCGGTCGGGCTGATCACGCGTGCCGAATACGATCAGTTGAACGAGGCACGCGATGCGCGCATGAGCGTCATCGCGGTGGATGATTTCGACGCGCAGGAATACCTGGGGTTGCGCTAG
- a CDS encoding NAD(P)-dependent oxidoreductase produces MNALVDQRILVTGVAGQIAFPLASALARNNEVWGLARFSEPASRSRVEGAGIRAIAVDLAAPDWNELPQRFDYVLHLAAVIPPGHDYDATIRINAEGTGHLMRRFRDAQACLVMSTCGVYLPSADPLHPIVEGDPLGGSHQPYSPTYCVSKIAQEAVARFAASAYGLPTTIARMNAAYGDNGGLPAILLEMILAGQPVPVFAGRPPLMSPIHDDDILAHLPGLLAAAAVPATITNWGGDETVDMREMVQYLGELAGREARMIESPDGIQQILLDPTRRRSLTGPCSVQWRDGLRRMVQARHP; encoded by the coding sequence ATGAACGCACTCGTCGACCAGCGCATCCTCGTCACCGGCGTCGCCGGCCAGATCGCCTTCCCGCTGGCGAGTGCGCTCGCCCGCAACAACGAGGTATGGGGACTGGCGCGCTTCAGCGAACCCGCAAGCCGCTCACGCGTGGAAGGCGCCGGCATTCGTGCCATCGCCGTCGATCTGGCGGCGCCGGACTGGAATGAACTGCCACAGCGCTTCGACTACGTGCTGCACCTGGCGGCGGTGATTCCACCGGGACACGACTACGACGCGACGATACGCATCAATGCCGAAGGTACCGGGCACCTGATGCGCCGCTTCCGCGATGCGCAGGCGTGTCTCGTGATGTCGACCTGCGGCGTCTACCTGCCATCGGCCGACCCGTTGCATCCCATCGTCGAAGGTGACCCGCTTGGCGGCAGCCACCAGCCGTACTCGCCCACCTACTGCGTCTCGAAGATCGCACAGGAAGCGGTGGCACGGTTCGCCGCCAGTGCCTACGGACTGCCGACGACGATTGCGCGCATGAACGCCGCCTACGGCGACAACGGCGGACTGCCGGCGATCCTGCTCGAGATGATCCTGGCAGGGCAGCCGGTACCGGTATTCGCGGGTCGTCCTCCGCTGATGTCGCCGATCCACGACGACGACATCCTGGCGCACCTGCCCGGCCTGCTCGCCGCCGCAGCGGTACCGGCAACGATCACGAACTGGGGTGGCGACGAGACCGTCGACATGCGCGAGATGGTGCAGTACCTCGGCGAACTCGCAGGACGTGAAGCCAGGATGATCGAATCACCCGACGGTATCCAGCAGATCCTGCTCGACCCGACACGGCGCCGCAGCCTGACCGGCCCCTGCAGCGTTCAATGGCGCGACGGGCTGCGTCGCATGGTGCAGGCACGCCACCCGTAG
- a CDS encoding MFS transporter gives MQGEAAGSLRGLSADTRLIALVGFAHGVSHFFHLLLPPLFPWLMPEFDLGFAQAGVLMAVFSVCSGIGQVLAGFLVDRVGPHRVLLGGIGCFVLASVVLALADRHLMLFAAAALAGSGNSVFHPADFSILNQRVSVARLGQAFSVHGLAGNLGWAAAPLMLASLATLAGWRWAALGAGALAALAWLVLWRARELSTHAAVSDATAVREGTAPLGFLRVGVIWLCFLFFVLVTAAFAALQHFGTPLLHAMYELSVPAAAAALTAFLIGGGAGIIAGGMLVARGVAQELLIGVALAVAAAVALVLASGVVPAWGVVPLLVAMGIACGVPGPARDLLVRRTTLERCGQRSYGRVYGFVYAGVDVGVALSPLAFGLLMGASRFAAVFGGVALLQVFAIAVTVGVARSAPGAARVSA, from the coding sequence ATGCAGGGTGAGGCTGCTGGAAGTCTCCGAGGCCTGTCTGCCGATACCCGTCTGATCGCACTGGTCGGCTTTGCGCACGGCGTTTCGCACTTCTTTCATCTGCTGCTGCCGCCGCTGTTTCCGTGGTTGATGCCGGAGTTCGATCTGGGTTTCGCGCAGGCCGGTGTGCTGATGGCGGTGTTTTCCGTGTGCTCCGGCATCGGGCAGGTGCTGGCCGGCTTCCTCGTCGATCGCGTCGGTCCGCACCGTGTGCTGCTGGGCGGTATCGGGTGTTTCGTGCTCGCCTCCGTGGTGCTCGCGCTCGCCGACCGGCACCTGATGCTGTTCGCTGCAGCGGCGCTGGCCGGGAGCGGCAACAGCGTGTTCCATCCCGCGGACTTCAGCATCCTCAACCAGCGTGTGTCGGTGGCACGGCTCGGGCAGGCGTTTTCCGTGCATGGGCTTGCAGGCAATCTGGGTTGGGCAGCAGCGCCGCTCATGCTGGCCTCGCTGGCGACGCTTGCGGGCTGGCGTTGGGCGGCGCTCGGCGCCGGTGCGCTGGCTGCTCTCGCGTGGCTGGTGCTGTGGCGCGCGCGTGAGCTTTCCACGCACGCTGCTGTCTCCGATGCCACCGCGGTACGTGAAGGCACTGCGCCGCTGGGGTTTCTGCGCGTCGGCGTGATCTGGCTTTGCTTCCTGTTCTTTGTGCTGGTGACGGCGGCTTTCGCTGCGCTGCAGCATTTCGGCACGCCCCTGTTGCATGCGATGTACGAACTGAGCGTTCCTGCTGCAGCGGCGGCGCTGACCGCGTTCCTGATCGGTGGCGGCGCGGGCATCATCGCGGGTGGCATGCTGGTTGCCCGCGGCGTGGCGCAGGAACTCCTGATCGGCGTTGCGCTGGCGGTTGCCGCCGCGGTTGCGCTGGTGCTGGCATCGGGTGTGGTGCCGGCGTGGGGTGTGGTGCCGCTCCTGGTCGCGATGGGCATTGCGTGCGGTGTGCCAGGACCCGCGCGTGATCTGCTGGTGCGCCGCACCACGCTCGAACGCTGCGGCCAGCGGTCCTACGGGCGGGTCTACGGATTCGTCTATGCGGGCGTCGACGTGGGGGTGGCGCTGTCACCGCTGGCGTTCGGCCTGTTGATGGGGGCCTCGCGCTTCGCCGCGGTGTTCGGTGGTGTGGCGCTGCTGCAGGTGTTTGCGATCGCGGTCACGGTCGGAGTCGCGCGCAGCGCGCCGGGTGCAGCCCGGGTTTCAGCCTGA
- the can gene encoding carbonate dehydratase — protein MADIAALFAQNRAWAERMRETDPDYFNRLASVQSPGYLWIGCADSRVPANQITGLLPGEVFVHRNVGNSVIHTDLNCLSVIQFAVDVLKVEHIIVVGHYGCGGVYAALTGRRLGLTDNWLRHIVDVRDRHAALLEGLGDERARWDRLCELNVIQQARHVCETTVVHDAWNRGQPLCVHGWIYGLQDGLLRDLGFSVGSEQEIPSACAQALERTSRDAG, from the coding sequence ATGGCAGACATTGCGGCACTGTTTGCGCAGAACCGCGCCTGGGCGGAGCGGATGCGGGAAACCGATCCCGACTATTTCAATCGCCTGGCATCGGTGCAATCGCCCGGGTACCTGTGGATCGGTTGCGCGGACAGCCGGGTGCCGGCCAACCAGATCACCGGTCTGCTGCCTGGCGAGGTGTTCGTGCACCGCAACGTCGGGAACTCGGTGATTCACACCGACCTGAACTGCCTGTCGGTGATCCAGTTCGCGGTCGACGTGCTGAAGGTGGAGCACATCATCGTCGTCGGTCACTACGGCTGCGGCGGCGTATACGCTGCGCTGACCGGAAGGCGCCTGGGTCTTACCGACAACTGGCTGCGCCATATCGTCGATGTGCGTGATCGTCACGCGGCGCTGCTCGAGGGTCTGGGCGACGAACGCGCGCGCTGGGACCGGCTGTGCGAGCTGAACGTGATCCAGCAGGCCCGCCACGTCTGCGAGACCACGGTCGTGCACGACGCCTGGAATCGTGGCCAGCCGCTGTGCGTTCACGGCTGGATCTACGGCCTGCAGGACGGATTGTTGCGTGATCTCGGCTTCTCGGTCGGGTCCGAGCAGGAGATCCCGTCTGCCTGTGCGCAAGCACTGGAGCGGACGTCTCGCGATGCAGGGTGA
- the purE gene encoding 5-(carboxyamino)imidazole ribonucleotide mutase, whose amino-acid sequence MNGARPLVGILTGSPNDLPTVVKVRDTLTELGIASEIVVASAHRTPDKVLAYIRHAHENGVKVLIGAAGVAAHLAGVIAGHTRLPVIGLPLGNGPLQGLDSLLSTVQMPPGVPVATVAIDGAKNAAMLAARILALLDPAIDRALEQAAAKERERYEQSADDALARIGG is encoded by the coding sequence ATGAACGGTGCGAGGCCACTGGTAGGCATCCTGACCGGCAGTCCGAACGATCTGCCGACGGTCGTGAAGGTGCGCGACACGCTCACCGAACTCGGGATCGCCAGCGAGATCGTGGTCGCCTCGGCGCACCGCACGCCAGACAAGGTGCTGGCGTACATCCGTCACGCGCACGAGAACGGAGTGAAGGTGCTGATCGGCGCCGCCGGCGTTGCAGCGCATCTGGCCGGGGTCATTGCCGGGCATACCCGCTTGCCGGTGATCGGGCTGCCGCTCGGCAATGGTCCGCTGCAGGGGCTCGACAGTCTGCTGTCCACGGTGCAGATGCCGCCGGGTGTGCCGGTGGCCACGGTCGCGATCGATGGTGCGAAGAACGCTGCGATGCTGGCGGCACGCATTCTTGCGCTGCTCGACCCGGCGATCGATCGCGCGCTGGAGCAGGCGGCCGCGAAGGAGCGCGAGCGCTACGAACAGAGCGCCGACGACGCGCTCGCACGGATCGGTGGCTGA
- a CDS encoding phosphoribosylaminoimidazolesuccinocarboxamide synthase, which translates to MTQALFQSELHSLPLLARGKVRDIYAAGPEHLLIVTTDRLSAFDVVLPTPIPGKGKVLTALSNFWFARLGGVVANHLCDLTPDDVLSDPAERRQVAGRAVVVRRYRTLPIEAIVRGYLVGSGWKEYRAGGTVCGIALPVGLREADRLPRTLFTPSTKAEAGAHDENISFEQAAELLGRQLAEQVQRVSIALYEEAAAYAREKGIIIADTKFEFGTDEAGRLVLIDEALTPDSSRFWPADTWQPGSNPPSFDKQYVRDWLEASGWNKTPPAPQLPADVAERTAAKYREALQRLTGSDIGDD; encoded by the coding sequence ATGACCCAAGCACTGTTTCAGTCGGAGCTGCACAGCCTGCCGTTGCTGGCCCGCGGCAAGGTACGGGATATCTACGCAGCAGGCCCCGAGCACCTGCTGATCGTGACCACCGATCGGCTGTCTGCCTTCGACGTGGTGCTGCCTACCCCGATCCCGGGCAAGGGCAAGGTGCTGACCGCACTGTCGAATTTCTGGTTTGCCCGGCTGGGTGGTGTGGTCGCGAACCATCTGTGCGATCTGACGCCGGACGATGTGCTCAGCGATCCGGCCGAACGTCGTCAGGTTGCCGGGCGTGCGGTGGTCGTGAGGCGCTACCGTACGCTGCCGATCGAGGCGATCGTGCGCGGCTATCTGGTCGGATCGGGCTGGAAGGAGTACCGGGCGGGTGGCACCGTCTGCGGAATCGCACTGCCGGTCGGGCTGCGCGAAGCGGATCGTTTGCCGCGCACCCTGTTCACGCCGTCGACCAAGGCGGAGGCCGGTGCCCATGACGAAAACATCAGCTTCGAACAGGCCGCAGAACTGCTTGGCCGGCAACTTGCAGAACAGGTGCAGCGTGTCAGTATCGCGCTGTACGAGGAGGCCGCCGCGTACGCGCGCGAAAAGGGCATCATCATTGCCGACACCAAGTTCGAGTTCGGCACTGACGAAGCGGGTCGTCTGGTGCTGATCGACGAGGCGCTCACGCCGGATTCCTCGCGCTTCTGGCCGGCCGATACCTGGCAGCCGGGCAGCAATCCGCCGAGCTTCGACAAGCAGTACGTGCGCGACTGGCTGGAAGCCAGTGGCTGGAACAAGACGCCGCCGGCGCCGCAACTGCCGGCCGATGTTGCCGAGCGGACGGCTGCGAAGTATCGCGAGGCGCTGCAGCGACTTACCGGCAGTGACATCGGCGACGACTGA